One window of the Corynebacterium glutamicum ATCC 13032 genome contains the following:
- a CDS encoding septum formation family protein, producing MKLLKFAAAGTFALALAGCTQTESLVATIESATSAAQASGNDVEGDQTSAFELSVGECFNDTYEEEISEVPIVDCAEPHDNEIYYLYDIEGDDFPTDITTTGYEGCLPTFEGFVGAPYETSIYEVYPMTPTFGSWTNGDREVVCSVYLATGEQMTGTAAGTAQ from the coding sequence ATGAAACTTCTCAAGTTTGCTGCAGCAGGAACCTTCGCACTAGCCCTGGCTGGCTGCACACAGACTGAGTCTCTCGTAGCAACAATCGAATCTGCAACCTCTGCAGCACAGGCATCCGGAAACGACGTAGAAGGAGACCAAACCTCCGCGTTCGAACTCTCCGTTGGCGAATGCTTCAACGACACCTACGAAGAAGAAATCTCCGAAGTACCCATCGTCGACTGCGCAGAACCTCACGACAACGAGATCTACTACCTCTACGACATCGAAGGCGACGACTTCCCAACCGACATCACCACCACAGGCTACGAAGGCTGCCTCCCAACATTTGAAGGCTTCGTAGGAGCTCCTTACGAAACCTCCATCTACGAGGTCTACCCAATGACCCCAACCTTTGGCTCCTGGACAAACGGCGACCGCGAGGTAGTGTGCTCCGTGTACTTGGCCACCGGTGAGCAGATGACCGGAACCGCAGCAGGAACCGCGCAGTAG